The genomic DNA CGGAAAGAGGTGTGTCTGACCCGTCTCCCCGAAGCACAGTGCCATCTGTTGTGGTTGGGAGGAGGCTCTGAAGAGCAAGATCAATCATCTGAAGCTCACTCTCGTTGACTGTCCCGGTAGCTTGGCGCGCAAAGAAAGTGCTTGCAACACATTTGTGAAAGTATCTGATGGCCGGACTCCTAATTTTGTTGCTCTTGCTTCTCGAGGATGTGTAACCACCATTGCTGATAGTTTTCCAAAGTGCCTTCAACTCTTTGTCGTCAAAGTCGGGGCAGGTTTCCGTCCCGCTAGGGAAACCAAACAACTTCTCTATGTTGGTGATGCTGCAAGAGTAGCGCTTTCCGTGGATCGTGAATGTAAAATAGCCTAGCCCAGACTTGTCTTCATCGCTTTCTTCATAGTAGTACACGTTGAGAGAAGCGAGGAACTGGCAGGTTTCATCTTTGTATGCTTCACGGTTACACCTCATAAAATTTCCAAGACCACAGTTTTTGAATAGGAGCTCAACGTCCTCTTTAATTCCAAGCTTGCGCATGGTAGAGCGATGCGGGTATCTTGTTGCAGCGAAATCGCATTCCATGAAGAGGTTATAGTAGTCTTGTGGAGTGAGCTGCTCCCCTGACGGTGTGGCTGGCGGTGTGTATTCCTCTGAATCTGTTAAATCCTCCTGAATCTGCCTTACTCGCCCCACTGGTCTTTTTCCTTGAGCTATTTCAGCTCTCCTACGTGACGACTCCCCAGAGCTAACAACTCGATCCTGAGTTTGTGGGTTTCTATCGTGAGACAGTGACCGCCGTGGATGGATTGTTCGTCGAGCTGTTGTATCCAGTGATCTCCTAGAAGGTTGCACTGGCTCCACGTTTTGTACGTCGTCTACTTGAGGTTCGGCTGAAGCGCGTGACCCTCTAGCTTTGGCAAGCCTTATTACTTTGGCTGCAGCTTCCTTTCGTGTCAGACGCGAaccctctgcttcttcttctgcctcaACCACTGGtggttcctcctcttcttcctcttctgcctCAATGTATCTCCGCCTCTTGTCAGTGATGCTTCTAGCTAGCTCAGCATCAAGTGGCTTGGTACTGGGTTTCCATCTAAGCTTGTTAAACATGGTGAGAAACAGAGATGAAGCTTAGAGAACTTGAGAGAGAGCAAGAATCGCAAAAGCTAAGGTTGATGAAATGTATGGCTAAGCTTAAAcgatttagagagagagacgagataTGCAAAGTTGAGTGAAGAAGAGTGTGACTTAGTCTTTTGTTTATAGTGGAGAGATGATAGAACTCGACTTGATGGGTGAGAGGAGACAGCTTTGTGTTGTCTTGTGGGAGACATGGTGGAGTTGGAGGAGACATGTGGTGGGACCGAGCTTGAGTTTGGTGGACAAGATTTAAAACGTGTTCTACCCACTTTTAGGAGCTGTGCGAAAATGGGAAGGAATCCAATGCTGCTCTGTTAACTTGTGTTGACTCCGTCTCCAGCTCGATCACCACGCTGCGTTGGGCCAAGCTACATAGTGTAcgaacttgattttttttttaaaaacctgagaaaatcataaaactaacaaaaacaacCTAAATagcaataaaaagaaatatatacaggGATAAAcatgggacttcctcccaagtgagcttgttttaagtctctaagcttgacttccTGTTTCTTTTAGGCTTTTGGAGGATCACAGAGAGGCACAGAGGACCCCTCCGGAATCTTTTGATCTGCAAGGTACTTCTTGACCCTTTGTCCATTTACTGTGAattcactaccatccttgttcagcAGAGTTACTGATCCGTATGGCAAAACCTCTTTAATCTCAAATGGTCCAGACCATCTTGACTTGAGCTTGCCAGGAAACAACTTAAGTCTGGAGTTGAAAAGCAAGACTTGATCTCCAGACTTTAGTTCCTTCACAAcaatcttcttgtcatgaaaagcCTTGGTTCTCTCCTTATAGATTTTGGAGCTTTCATAAGCATCAAGTCTGATTTCCTCAAGCTCATGTAGATCAACAACTCTCTTGGCTTGTGCTTTGTCAATGTTCAGATTTAACATCTTAATAGCCCAAAGCGCCTTGTATTCAACCTCCACAGGAAGgtgacatgctttaccatacACCAACTGAAACGGTGTTCTTCCAATTGGTGTCTTGTAAGCTGTTCTGTAAGCCCAGAGAGTCTCATCCAGCTTCATAGACCAATCCTTCCTAGACAACCCAACAATTCTTGACAGGATCCCCTTAATCTGCTTGTTGGAGACTTCTACTTGCCCACTGGTTTGGGGGTGATAAGCAGTCGCTACTTTGTGTTTCACCCCATACTTCTTCAGCATACCATCAAAGACCTTGTTGACAAAGTGACTTCCTCCATCACTGATTACAGCTCTTGGTACTCCATACCTTGGGAAGATGATGCTTTTGAACAGCTTCAAGACAACCTTATGATCGTTGGTGGGACTTGCAATagcttcaacccacttagaaacataGTCAACCTCCACTAAGATGTATTCGTTGCCATTTGATTTAGGGTTGAAGGGACCCATGAAGTCAATCCCCCAGACATCGAATATTTCCACTTCCAAGATTGGGTTCTgaggcatctcattccttcttgtgatattaCCCATcctttggcaagcatcacacttggtgatgaatgTGTGAGCATCCTTGAATAGAGTaggccaccagagacctgcttgTAAAACTTTCTGGGCCGTCTTGAATGCAGCAAAGTGTCCTCCATACGTTGACCCATGACAGTGCTCAAGCACACCCTGTACTTCCTCTTCTGCTATACACCTTCTGAACAGACCATCAGACCCTCTCTTGAACAAGTAAggctcatcccagaagtagtggttgacatCTCTGAAGAACTTCTTCCTGTTGTAGCTGTCCAAACTCTTGGGAACCTCTCCACAGATCAAGTAGTTGACAAGGTCTGCATACCATGGAAACTTGTCTTCCTTCAGTGACAGTGCTTCAACCATCTCCAACTCTAACCCGGCGTATGTACTCTTATTCAGAGTCTCAAACACCATTAGTTGCTCTTCAGGCATTGAGTCATTAATGGGGACCATGTCTTCAATCCGCATTCTTGAGAGGTGATCAGCGACTCCATTCTCAATCCCCTTTTTATCGAGGATCTCCATATCAAACTCTTGCAAAAGAAGTATCCATCTCAGAAGTCTAGGCTTGGTGTCCTTCTTTGCGTAGATGTACCTCAGTGCAGCATGGTCCGTGTAGACAATCACTTTTGAACCAACCAAGTAGCTCCTGAACTTCTCAAATGCAAACACTACTGCCAGCAACTCCTTCTCAGTGGTGGCGTATCTTCCTTGTGCGTCGTCAAGGGTCCTGCTTGCATAGTAGATGACATGCAACTTCTTATCAATTCGCTGTCCCAGAACAGCTCCAACTGCGTAATCAGAAGCATCGCACATGATCTCGAAAGGATAGTCCCAGTTAGGTGCTTGGACTATTGGAGCAGATATCAGAGCTTCCTTGATAAGCTTGAAGGCTTCCAAACATTCATCATCAAAGATGAACTCTGTCTCCTTGCAGAGCAACCTGGTAAGAGGTCTggctatcttggagaaatccttGATAAACCTTCTGTAAAACCCTGCATGCCCAAGGAAACTTCTGATATCTTTCACATTGGTTGGGGGTTGCAACTGCATCATAACCTCAACTTTGGCCTTATCAACCTCTATCCCTTTCTCGGAAATCTTGTGCCCAAGGACTATTCCTTCtctgaccatgaagtggcatttctcccagttcagcaccaaGTTTGTTTCCTCGCACCTGGTAAGTACCCTGCATAGATtcaacaaacaggaggagaaggaggagccATACACAGAAAAGTCATCCATGAACACCTCCACCATCTCCTCtatcaaatccgagaaaataGAGGTCATGCACCTCTGAAAAGTAGCAGGTGCATTACAaagaccaaaaggcattctCCTGTAGGCGAATGtgccataaggacaagtaaaaatggtcttttcctgatcatttggatgtatagggatttgaaagaatcCACTATAACCATCAAGAAAACAATAGTAAGGATGATTAGCCCTTCTAAACCTTTTCAGTTCAGTTAACAACATTTCCAATTCATCATGGCTAAGCTCAGCATTTACTATGACAGGGTAAGTAGAGTTAGGGTCTAAGAAAGCGTACCTTAGCCCTTTTGGTAGAggtttgagttctacctttggtGCTTTGAGTTCAGTCCAGTCATCAGGCGCAGGACTGCTTGTAGAGCTTTGCAGGTCGAGTGAAAGCATCAAACCTTGATTTTCTGCTTGGTCTGCACACTTGACATTCACTGCTTGTAGAGCTTTCAAGTCCTCAAAGACTGCagatccttcttcctctttgtgaGAGTCCAAAATCTTCTGATAAGCTTCAGTTTCCAAGTGTAGGTACCCATCTTCACCATTCTTTGTCAAAGCACTCTGAAGATGATCCTGTTCATTGAGCTCTTCAAGTAGCTCATCTGCCAACTGATCCATCCTTTCTATGTAGAACAGTTGCCCTTCTATGGTAGGCTTCTTCATGACATCTTTAATGTCAAAGTTCATCTTGAAGTCCTTACCAAGGTTCAGCTCTATCAGACCTTTCTTGCAATCAATGATTGCTCcagctgttgccaagaatggccTTCCCAAAAGCAGAGGATCCTTTGGTCCTTCATCCATCTCCAATACTAcgaagtcagtaggaatctccACATCTCCAACTCTGACAGGTAAATCCTCTAAGATACCATTAGCATACCTCACAGACCTGTCAGCCAAAATCATAGCGATATTGCATTGTTCAAACTTCGTGAATCCTAATCTTTTAGCCAAGGAGAGTGGCATCAAGCTGATAGATGCTCCAAGATCGCAGAGACAATTATTGAAAGCGAATGGACCAAGGGAGCATGGCAGAGTGAAGCATCCTGGATCACCGAGCTTTTCCATGACAGCCTTCCTTTGTATGAGAGCACTGCACTCATGAGTTAGTACCACCATCCCCCGAGTCTCCTTGATTCTTTCATTTACCAGATCTTTCAAAAACTTGTGGGACTGAGGTATGAGAGCAATAGCATCGAGTAAAGGCATTTTCACTTCGATCTCCTTCATTTGTTTATCAAAAAGCGCTTTGTACTTTGCCACCAACTCTTTCTTGAACCTTCCTGGGAATGGAAGTTTAGGCTTGTAAGGAGGTGGGATGAACACTGGCTTCTTTGCTTCAGGAACTGTTGCTTTTTCAGTCGAGGGTTTAGCTTGTAACTCTGGTTGAACTTGGATcttgtcttcctcttccttctgcTCAGCTTGAATCTCTGGTTCACAGAAGTCCTCCCCATCTTGTTCATCACTGTCCACAGTGATTGCAGTAGGTCCTGTTTGAGATGGGAGTTTTCTGCCACTGCGAAGGGTAATACTTTGAGCTTGGTGGTACTCTTTCGGGTTTTGGATAGCTTTTCCTGGAAGTTGGCCTTGAGGCTTTGCAGAAGAAGTTGTAGCGTGGTTGCTCTCTAGGTACTTCACTTTAGAGTTCAGTGCCTCAACTTTGGTGTTCAAATCGTGAAAATTATGTTGCACTTCAGAGAACTTCTTGGCAACATCCTGAGCACCAGCTGCTTGTCCTTGAAGAAGTTGCTGAAGCATAGTTGTCATATCGGGAGGTGGTGCCTGAGGTGGAAAACCTGGAGGTGCACTCATGTTGCCCTGCTGCTGTGGTTGAAAGTACTGCTGCTTCGGAGCAAAATTCTGATTCTGGTTGTAAGGAACGAAGGGCTTGTGCGGCTGCTGCGCCTGCTGTTGTTGAGGTTGTTGTTGCTGAGGGTAGACCTGATCCTGTGGATTAGCAACGTTTGTGCTTCTGTAGGAGAGATTTGGGTTAGCTCTGTAGTTGTTGAAACCTCTATTGTAGCCACCTTGGTTCTGCATGTAGCATAACTCCTCAGTTGGATCAACCTCCCCATCTGGGACCTGTATCTGCTCAGCTTCACAGACAGAAGTAACCTGCTTGTGTTGACCCAACAAAATCCTGTCAAATTTCTCATGAAGAGCCTTGATTGCCTTCCTGGTGTTGTCATCAGTATCGTTGTTGCTCCTAAAAgtcctatcatagtcctcattgtagttcccgTCTGATTGAGCTAAGTTCTCAACAAGCTCCCAACCATCTTCAACatccttgttcaggaagttgccATTGCTTGCAGTGTCAAGCATCATCCTGAACTTAGGCAGAACGCCCCGGTAGAGAGTACTAAGGAGGGATTCCTGACTGaaaccatggtgaggacattTAGTAGTGGAGCTCTTGAAtctttcccaagcttcacagaAGGTTTCACCATTTTTCTGAGCAAAGCTGGAGATTGCATTGCGGAGCTTAGCAGTCCGCGAGTTAGAGAAGAACTTCGCAAGAAAAGCCTTCTTACAATCATCCCAAGAGGTGATGGATCCCTGAGGTAAAGCTTTTTCCCACTGATGTGCTTTGTCACCAAGAGAGAATGGGAACAAGCGCAGCTTGAATGCATCTTCGCTgacaccattgatctttgtgaggctGCAGAGCCTGTCAAACTCGTCCAGGTGATCAAGAGGGTCTTCCATCGGCAAGCCATGAAATTTGTTGCCTTGAATCATAgagatgagactactcttgatttcaaaattattgtttgggaTGGAAGGAGGCACAATTCCCTGACGCTGCGTGTGGGTGTTAGGAGCATCACCAGCGCCAATGTGTCGTGGTTGGCGTGGCAGATTGTTTTGTGCACCAGGTGCATGAGGGTCGTGCTGTTGGTTATCCATACCAACGTGATCTTGTTGATCTAATCCGACTTGATTCCTTTGCTGTCTCAACGCGCGGGGTAAACGATTGATGTCGTCACAGAAAAGGAGATTATGACTGCCTTGGGAGCGTGTTTGCATGCAAGAGAGAACTCAACAGCACTGCTCGAGCTGTGTGTCGAAGGAGTGTTCCTGAAGCAAACAGATAGACAGCCAACAAGTCAGtaaacgaaaataaaagaaaaacagctTGATCTTAAGAGAtctgaaatcttaaatgtaacaGACAAACACCCAATTGGCAACGNNNNNNNNNNNNNNNNNNNNNNNNNNNNNNNNNNNNNNNNNNNNNNNNNNNNNNNNNNNNNNNNNNNNNNNNNNNNNNNNNNNNNNNNNNNNNNNNNNNNNNNNNNNNNNNNNNNNNNNNNNNNNNNNNNNNNNNNNNNNNNNNNNNNNNNNNNNNNNNNNNNNNNNNNNNNNNNNNNNNNNNNNNNNNNNNNNNNNNNNNNNNNNNNNNNNNNNNNNNNNNNNNNNNNNNNNNNNNNNNNNNNNNNNNNNNNNNNNNNNNNNNNNNNNNNNNNNNNNNNNNNNNNNNNNNNNNNNNNNNNNNNNNNNNNNNNNNNNNNNNNNNNNNNNNNNNNNNNNNNNNNNNNNNNNNNNNNNNNNNNNNNNNNNNNNNNNNNNNNNNNNNNNNNNNNNNNNNNNNNNNNNNNNNNNNNNNNNNNNNNNNNNNNNNNNNNNNNNNNNNNNNNNNNNNNNNNNNNNNNNNNNNNNNNNNNNNNNNNNNNNNNNNNNNNNNNNNNNNNNNNNNNNNNNNNNNNNNNNNNNNNNNNNNNNNNNNNNNNNNNNNNNNNNNNNNNNNNNNNNNNNNNNNNNNNNNNNNNNNNNNNNNNNNNNNNNNNNNNNNNNNNNNNNNNNNNNNNNNNNNNNNNNNNNNNNNNNNNNNNNNNNNNNNNNNNNNNNNNNNNNNNNNNNNNNNNNNNNNNNNNNNNNNNNNNNNNNNNNNNNNNNNNNNNNNNNNNNNNNNNNNNNNNNNNNNNNNNNNNNNNNNNNNNNNNNNNNNNNNNNNNNNNNNNNNNNNNNNNNNNNNNNNNNNNNNNNNNNNNNNNNNNNNNNNNNNNNNNNNNNNNNNNNNNNNNNNNNNNNNNNNNNNNNNNNNNNNNNNNNNNNNNNNNNNNNNNNNNNNNNNNNNNNNNNNNNNNNNNNNNNNNNNNNNNNNNNNNNNNNNNNNNNNNNNNNNNNNNNNNNNNNNNNNNNNNNNNNNNNNNNNNNNNNNNNNNNNNNNNNNNNNNNNNNNNNNNNNNNNNNNNNNNNNNNNNNNNNNNNNNNNNNNNNNNNNNNNNNNNNNNNNNNNNNNNNNNNNNNNNNNNNNNNNNNNNNNNNNNNNNNNNNNNNNNNNNNNNNNNNNNNNNNNNNNNNNNNNNNNNNNNNNNNNNNNNNNNNNNNNNNNNNNNNNNNNNNNNNNNNNNNNNNNNNNNNNNNNNNNNNNNNNNNNNNNNNNNNNNNNNNNNNNNNNNNNNNNNNNNNNNNNNNNNNNNNNNNNNNNNNNNNNNNNNNNNNNNNNNNNNNNNNNNNNNNNNNNNNNNNNNNNNNNNNNNNNNNNNNNNNNNNNNNNNNNNNNNNNNNNNNNNNNNNNNNNNNNNNNNNNNNNNNNNNNNNNNNNNNNNNNNNNNNNNNNNNNNNNNNNNNNNNNNNNNNNNNNNNNNNNNNNNNNNNNNNNNNNNNNNNNNNNNNNNNNNNNNNNNNNNNNNNNNNNNNNNNNNNNNNNNNNNNNNNNNNNNNNNNNNNNNNNNNNNNNNNNNNNNNNNNNNNNNNNNNNNNNNNNNNNNNNNNNNNNNNNNNNNNNNNNNNNNNNNNNNNNNNNNNNNNNNNNNNNNNNNNNNNNNNNNNNNNNNNNNNNNNNNNNNNNNNNNNNNNNNNNNNNNTTTCTTTCAatcagctcgatcgagctctgcCTCTTGTGTCAGTCGCTCCGCCTTGTCTTCTGCTCTGCATGCGTTAGGCTAGATTCCGCTTCAGTTGGTCATTCTGCCTTGGTTCGACTTCCTCTGCTTCACTTCGTCTTcccagctcgatcgagctctctTTCGCCTTGCACTCTGCTCAGCTTCGTGTTCCCAAAAGCTCTCCAAAACCTGATAACAACTCCATATGCAACAATGTATGCAATGCTAATGGAAAACTACTAAGTGAGTGAATTTATGCAAGAATGAGACGCAAATGCTACAAACACAGGATGAAATGATGCTAAAGTGAATGCAAATGAGGATCTAAAACAAGTAAAATGCAGATACATCACATCCTCGAATAATCATCAATAAATGTTAGAAAGTACTTACTTCCATTTATTGATTCGGTTTGCATTGGACCACACACGTCCGAGTGTATGAGCTCTAATACGTTGCTTGTATTGCTTTTAGAACTCTTTGGAAAACTCCTCCTTGATTGTTTGCCCATCTCACAAGACTCATATACACCCTTTATTACTTCAAACTTTGGAAGATTTTCTACAGTCTTTAGCTTTTGCATTGTCTCCATCTTGTCAAAATTGACATGACCAAACCGCTTATGCcaaagatttgtttttccttctttctcttcgaATGCAACATAAGAATCTTCACTTGAATTTTTCCAACGTACGGGAAAACTCTTATCTTCCATCTTGATATCCATGATCTTTCTCCTCTTTGGATATTGAATCATGCATTTATTATCTTCAAAGAAAACCTAATATCCATTAGATATCATTTGTGAGACACTTAGCAAATTTCTTGTTAGTTCTGGTATAAGAAGTACATCTTTGATGACATGTACTCCCTTGTTCGTAGAGACTCGTATATCTCCTTTTCCTTCAGACAAGACTTTCTCACCATTTCCAATTCTTATGGTGACTCTCTTGCTACGATCCAAAGTACTGAAGTATCTTGCTATGATTGGTACATCCGCTGTCCACCAACCATGTTTCTTCACAAATTgttgaagcttcttcttcttcaacagcaCTAAAGAGAATATGACATTCTTCTCCATTGTCATCTTTTATCTCTTCAAGACTTAGGTGTGCTCTCTCACTTCGTCTAAGTCTGCAATCTTTAGCTATGTGCCCCGGTCTATCACACACATAGCATTTTATTTCACTGGTCGTTCTCTTTTGAGGAACAACtctgttcttctttctccaacaGTCTACCTCACTATGACTGTTTATTTTACACACGCCACACCACTTCTTGGTCTTCTCATGGcgtttgttttgcttgtttccttTTCTCGAACCAAGCTTTTCTCCAGAAAACGCACCCTCATTGATAAGTTCTTCTCGGAGGCTTAAGCGCTTCTCATGCGCTTTCAAAGTACCTATCATCTCTGTAAGAGAGAGAGTTAATAGATCCTTTGTTTGTTCAAGGACAGCAATGATGCTATCAAACTTTTGCGGCAAGGAGATAAGAACCTTTTGAACCAATTGGTAATCGGTCTTGTCTTCACCATAAACTCTTAGTTGATTACTCATGTTAATCAACTTGGTTGTGTAATCATTAATGGTTTCACCTTCCTCCATCTTCAGATTCTCGTATTCTCTTCTCAAAGTCTGAAGATTAATCATTCGTACTTGTGAACTTCCTTGGAACTCCATTTCTAAAGCGTTCCAGGCTTCTCTTGCGTTTGATGTGGGAGCGATTCTCGGAAATATTGAATTCGAAACTGCATTTTGAAGGATCTGAAGAGCCATCATATCCTTCATCACttgatcatctctctctttgattAACGTCGTTGAGTTTTTAGGAGACGAACTCACCGTAACTCCATTTTCGATGACATCCCACAACTTTCGTGTCTTCAAGATGGTTATCATCTTGATTTTCCAAAAGCCATAAGATTCACCATTGAAGATTGGAATAACTTGTTGCATTGTTGTCTccatagctctgataccatgtaagactTTGAACTCTCAAAGTTGTTAAGGATCAGACAACACaaattttactctgttttttgtctctttctctgtttttgttttacactcAATGTATTTGTTTACTCGATTCTTGTAAACAAAAACCACACtcttttattagatatataaacTGTATTTATAGGTTTACATGACACATTTTGACTAAGGGACATGTCTCTAGAAGACAACCCAATGTGGAGACACACACATACATGTgtaactgttttgcagttaacgaTTCTATTCGTATCTCTTCGCTGTGTGATACGAATAGTTTATACATAACACAAATCAAGTAGTTAACTATATAGTATAAGACTcttctaaaataatataataaatacttGATCACATTAACCATTAACACTATTGAATCTTGAAAGATATGTGGAGTTGATTTTTGTCCTTCTTTAATGTACCAAGTAGGGATTTATCATATAGTCCACGCAAGCAATAGCCAATACCTACGTACGTAAcgtatataataagattgtaAGGTTATCCCAATGGGGGTTTTAAGAGAGGTTttagtggagaagaagaaaaaaaataaatcagataaAGCAAAAAATTGTAAGAGAGCCTCTTATTTAATATACTACTTTATAGAATAAGAGCCCATACGTGTCACGTATTTGTTGGGCgagaaaaaattagaagaaggaaaaaaatttctttctttcctctctgtctttctctctcgatcgaagTCTGACAAAGGAAGAAATCAAACGCTATGGAATCAGAGGAGATCCAAAGCGGAGGAGATTGAATCTGGAGAGGCCAATCGGAGGATATTAAATCGGTTGGAAAGGAAGGAGATTGAACTGGAATTGGGTCTTGTTCCCGGATTGAATCCTGGTCAGTATGAGGAACAAATGAACCGTGGAGCTGGGTCTTGTTCCCGGATTGAATCCTGGTCATACTCAAGCTTGTCGTTGTCATCTTTGctgttgttttctttctttttctgcatACTCTCcatgttgtttaatgttttggTATTAACATTGGATGATATTGTTAAAGATTTGGTATTGGTATTGACATTGGATTGTTTTCAAGAACAGTTGGTTTCTAAAGACCTGAATCGAGCAATCTCGTTGTATTGGGCTGCAATTAAAGCTGGAGATCGAGTTGATAGTGCACTGAAAGACATGGCTCTAGTTATGAACCAGTTGGATCGAACCAATGAAGGAATCGAAGCTATCAAGTCTTATTGATATCTCTGCTCTTTTGAATCCCAAGATTCCATGGATAACTTGTTACTTGATCTCTACAAGGTATAACAACTTTCTCAGTCTGATGACTAATTGTGAAGCTACTTGTATGCTCATGTATGTTAACTATGTTTGGTTTGGTGGGTTTTGCAGAAGTCAGGGAGGATTCAAGAGGAAGCAGAGTTGCTTGAACACAAACTGAAAACACTAGAGCAACAAGACACGCACAATGGTGGTAGGATCATAGCTGTGAAAAGAAGCTACCGGAAGCAGAACAACAAGACTATTGAGCAAGAGAAAGCGCAGTAAGAACTGAAGTTTCTCCCACCACTACAAATATCTCCTATTTCCGCTTTAAGAGTAGTTTCTCTGACTTTCTTGAATATAGGATTCTAGGGAACTTAGCTTGGGTTCACTTACCGCTTCATAACTATGCAATTGCAGAGCAGTATTACAGGTTTGTGTGACAGACCATTGAGCTTATTAAGACATGGTATTGTTTTCATTGCCTTAACATGTAAAATGGGTTTTTACTGTGATAGGAATGCTTTGTCTTTGGAACCTGACAATAACAAGCTGTGCAATCTTGCGGTCTGTTTGATACGTATAGATAGAATCTTGGAAGCTAAATCTCTGCTTGAGGATGTAAGACAGTCTCTAGGAAATCAATGGAGCAACGAATCATTTTGGAAGTCTTTTGAACGGGATACTGATATGTTAGCAGAAAGAGAAGGGGCCACAGTAGCGGATAATCCAGAAGAATTGTTGAGAAGTAGCTCTGCAGATAACATCTCTTCAGGGAAAGTAAACGAACCAAAAGAGATGGATCGGTGGATCAACCATTGAAATTCTCATACTCAAGCTTGTCGTTgtcatctttttgttgttgttctctttcttttttctgcaTACTCTCTATgtttttcatgaatttctcatttttataaaatctgaaatgtttaaacatttatactaaTCAAcctcaaatgaaataaaaatttatactaatcaaaatttataaatatatatttgaaatgctataatttcatattctacttcaagttatttattttcaaaaaatatattcaaatataagagactcaaaattatatcctacCATTGGaaagaaaattttagttattaattaaaaaaattaagaggcCCAAAAATATAACCCCTATTGGAGTTGCCCTAAGAACATTCTCATTGGTAATACTCACATGAATgtcttaaattttaaacaatattaaaaataagcaTAAATAACTTAAAACATTCGATGAACTTTGTAACGTAACACTTCAATCCGGCCCATTAAAGCCCAAATACCCAAGTCACTAAACGGCAAAGGGATGTGGGTATGTGTTGCTCGTGTGTATATCCTCCACTTGGTTAAGCCGCATAAGTCACCAACGCATCTCAATTTTAAACgctaaacagaagaagaaactctCGAGCCTCAGCCACCATTGTTGAGTTTGCAACTGttcgttgttgttgtggtcCGATCTGATCTGAGGGAGTTAAGATCCAGTTATTTGCAGTGGTGAATAGATCTCGCTGCGAGGAAACCGTAGATAAAGATGTCTGATCAATTTGAGGTAAACCTT from Camelina sativa cultivar DH55 chromosome 7, Cs, whole genome shotgun sequence includes the following:
- the LOC104701182 gene encoding protein POLLENLESS 3-LIKE 1, whose translation is MDNLLLDLYKKSGRIQEEAELLEHKLKTLEQQDTHNGGRIIAVKRSYRKQNNKTIEQEKAQILGNLAWVHLPLHNYAIAEQYYRNALSLEPDNNKLCNLAVCLIRIDRILEAKSLLEDVRQSLGNQWSNESFWKSFERDTDMLAEREGATVADNPEELLRSSSADNISSGKVNEPKEMDRWINH